One segment of Fusarium oxysporum f. sp. lycopersici 4287 chromosome 7, whole genome shotgun sequence DNA contains the following:
- a CDS encoding salicylate hydroxylase, with product MAKNKITQPAAAYPSRSTSLLERLHHTAEHANGNGHFSGSQVKLQVLVVGAGLGGLATAVALARQGHEVTVLEQAAVLGEVGAGIQIPSNSCRLLLKWGLGPYLEQYAVKPDSMTFRRWENGDPIAYTRLSPDFETRYGAPYFVIHRADFHRALCRRAEDLGVKIVTDSRVTYYDESIPSATTFDGREYRADLVIAADGVKSQARSVVLGGPDLPPQKTGFAAYRATVNTEEMERDEDTAWLLEKPGINIWIGEDRHVMTYSIAGGNSFNMVLSHVDHSSPSTWNAENAISDMQDSFKDWDPKLFKVIKMIKSTLKWPLMSGSRLQTWISRSQKLLILGDAAHAMVPYMSQGAAMAVEDGAALATAISKIKCKDQLTTALHIFEKERMNRSYGMQSASLVNGKLWHFPDGPLQQARDLGMRAEVEGRPFVESTNQWSDPVTQIWAYGYDAEDAIDELWQSEGV from the exons ATGGCGAAGAACAAGATTACTCAGCCT GCCGCGGCATACCCTTCACGATCCACCAGTCTTTTGGAGAGACTCCATCACACTGCTGAGCATGCTAACGGGAATGGCCACTTTTCCGGCTCTCAAGTCAAACTGCAAGTCTTGGTTGTCGGTGCAGGACTTGGTGGCCTAGCCACAGCTGTTGCTCTAGCTCGTCAAGGTCACGAGGTAACCGTCTTGGAGCAGGCAGCTGTCTTGGGCGAG GTTGGTGCAGGTATCCAGATCCCTTCGAATTCGTGCAGATTGCTCTTGAAATGGGGTCTCGGTCCATATCTTGAACAATATGCCGTGAAGCCAGATAGTATGACATTTCGAAGATGGGAGAACGGCGATCCGATCGCGTATACAAGACTCTCCCCAGACTTTGAAACCAGATACGGAGCACCCTATTTCGTCATCCATCGCGCTGACTTCCATCGTGCCCTCTGTCGCCGAGCAGAGGACCTTGGAGTAAAGATTGTGACTGACAGCAGGGTCACTTACTACGACGAGTCAATTCCTTCTGCCACAACTTTTGATGGCCGTGAATACCGTGCGGACTTGGTCATTGCTGCAGATGGCGTAAAGTCTCAAGCTCGATCAGTTGTTCTCGGTGGTCCAGACCTACCACCTCAAAAGACTGGTTTTGCGGCTTATCGCGCTACAGTAAACACAGAGGAGATGGAGCGGGATGAGGATACGGCCTGGTTACTTGAGAAGCCTGGGATCAATATCTG GATTGGGGAAGACCGCCACGTCATGACATATTCTATCGCTGGAGGCAACTCTTTCAACATGGTCTTGTCTCATGTCGACCATTCATCACCTAGTACGTGGAATGCCGAGAATGCAATCAGCGATATGCAAGACTCGTTCAAAGACTGGGACCCAAA GCTGTTCAAGGTGatcaagatgatcaagagTACGCTCAAGTGGCCGTTGATGAGCGGCAGTCGTCTCCAAACTTGGATTTCCAGGAGCCAGAAGCTTCTTATCCTTGGAGACGCTGCCCACGCCATGGTACCATACATGTCTCAAGGTGCCGCTATGGCCGTAGAAGACGGAGCAGCTCTAGCCACAGCGATCTCCAAGATCAAGTGCAAAGACCAACTTACAACTGCTCTGCATATttttgagaaggagaggatgaATCGAAGTTACGGTATGCAGTCTGCGAGCTTGGTAAATGGGAAGCTATGGCACTTTCCAGATGGCCCTCTGCAACAGGCTAGGGACCTTGGAATGAGGGCTGAGGTGGAAGGGAGGCCGTTTGTTGAGAGCACGAATCAGTGGAGCGATCCGGTAACTCAGATATGGGCCTATGGGTATGACGCCGAGGATGCTATTGACGAGCTCTGGCAGAGCGAGGGTGTATAA
- a CDS encoding gentisate 1,2-dioxygenase (At least one base has a quality score < 10), with the protein MPSANVAASNGGQHLGDVTSAKSLNSAEELVEALRATNTAPLWAQMQRLNPPAPNPQTIPYVWSYDKIKPYLLKAGQLITEKQAERRVLMLGNPARAAPYTTDTLYAGLQLVQPKETAPAHRHTAFACRFIIEGTGGFTAVHGKRVPMKPRDVIVTPTWNWHDHGKKGADEEGGDDQPVIWLDGLDLPSFIHFPVHFVEHHTAARYPAEDFEESDIVYPWSKMQPKLDASPDEWVSEPYLKSSGAEIGRIIGASAERLNPGAKSPEIQETSSAVYHVIEGSGSTQVGDKVLEWKQGDTFCIPTWHKYQHHADAESKVYLYRFDDKPMLRALGFYRVAGVDVETYVSD; encoded by the exons ATGCCTTCTGCAAATGTGGCAGCATCCAACGGTGGCCAGCATCTTGGCGACGTCACTTCAGCGAAATCACTGAACTCGGCTGAAGAGCTTGTTGAAGCCCTGCGAGCTACCAACACCGCTCCTCTCTGGGCCCAGATGCAACGCCTCAACCCTCCAGCGCCCAATCCTCAAACCATTCCCTACGTCTGGTCCTACGATAAGATTAAGCCATATCTTCTCAAGGCTGGACAGCTTATTACTGAGAAGCAAGCTGAGCGTCGTGTCCTGATGCTTGGAAACCCTGCAAGAG CCGCACCATATACTACTGATACTTTGTATGCTGGACTCCAGCTGGTGCAGCCTAAGGAAACAGCACCTGCACACAGGCACACCGCCTTCGCATGCAGATTCATCATCGAAGGCACTGGTGGCTTCACTGCAGTTCACGGCAAGAGAGTTCCTATGAAGCCTCGTGACGTAATTGTCACGCCCACTTGGAACTGGCATGACCACGGCAAGAAGGgtgctgatgaggagggtGGGGATGATCAGCCTGTTATCTGGCTCGATGGACTTGATCTCCCCAGCTTCATCCACTTCCCTGTCCACTTTGTCGAACACCATACTGCTGCACGGTACCCAGCTGAAGATTTCGAAGAGTCTGATATTGTGTACCCATGGAGCAAGATGCAGCCCAAGCTTGATGCTAGTCCTGATGAATGGGTCTCGGAGCCGTATCTGAAGTCTAGTGGTGCCGAAA TTGGTCGAATAATCGGTGCCTCAGCTGAGAGACTTAACCCAGGAGCCAAGTCGCCCGAGATTCAAGAGACAAGCTCTGCTGTGTACCATGTTATTGAAGGTTCCGGTTCCACTCAAGTTGGAGACAAGGTTCTTGAATGGAAGCAGGGTGATACGTTTTGCATTCCAACTTGGCACAAGTATCAGCATCATGCAGATGCCGAGAGTAAAGTTTATCTCTACAGATTTGACGATAAGCCGATGCTCCGGGCTCTAGGTTTCTACCGGGTCGCAGGAGTCGATGTTGAGACATATGTCTCTGATTGA
- a CDS encoding hypothetical protein (At least one base has a quality score < 10), whose product MASRELLVVILNHTNEELNTEPQWPTLIHGQFIKDDDLPPPQTILAGESGMLRCKSNHLGGGVEGSITYRVVGFGTKKRSDIFLERAVQTLGGHGNQAVVVFVFEPSQKADGGMEDGGVLAAVAKYPLECAEGPLNGFNHS is encoded by the exons ATGGCCTCCCGGGAGCTTCTCGTGGTGATTCTAAACCATACCAATGAAGAACTCAACACCGAACCTCAATGGCCAACTCTTATCCACGGCCAATTCATAAAAGACGACGATCTTCCACCACCGCAAACAATACTCGCCGGTGAGAGCGGCATGTTGCGCTGCAAATCGAACCACTTGGGCGGAGGGGTCGAAGGCTCAATTACGTACCGTGTCGTCGGATTCGGGACCAAGAAACGAAGTGACATTTTTTTGGAGCGTGCC GTGCAGACTTTGGGTGGGCATGGTAATcaggctgttgttgtctttgtATTTG AACCAAGTCAAAAGGCAGATGGAGGGATGGAAGATGGTGGGGTGTTAGCTGCTGTTGCTAAGTATCCTCTGGAGTGTGCTGAAGGTCCTTTGAATGGTTTTAATCACAGTTAG
- a CDS encoding hypothetical protein (At least one base has a quality score < 10) — protein sequence MAPFDEEHFNQHLHSGTGSATTHTEKLHNDDASHEPSRWWFLSTAFPMIAGTLGPVASAFSICSLAEPWRQSLISGGDIKDAVDVPDPSWLLIIEGIQLIVGIISNLFLLLNMARTGSVSGLALPITIFGWYTSSICRIALSATVARPFKDKGVSNEDIIWSQSFYYGMFAAILYFADASLLTITFWGACTHRYHKDLLLTMSQRTLMLQSILLLIYLLLGAYIFSEIESWNYLDAVYWTVVTLFTVGFGDYYPTTDLGRGLLIPFALAGIISLGLVISSVRSLILENGKRCIGARIDNRKRDKLIRKMLLTCNINTLDPIYQDLQTPQASSAELQQREFERRRAEFQLMRRIQAKSSTRRRWVAMAISTFLWLLLWLLGALIFQKAEQAYQGWTYFDAVYFCFVAWTTIGYGDLTPVSNLGRSFYVFWSLLALPTMTILISNASDTVVRIVRDVTILIGSVTILPNDRGFVRNVKSLVSKITFGKIFRDHNTGFDGTAASSKAINQKLPTDQPPFAISNSRSIQPHALCARLPCQLHMLAIPLVRKAPFPK from the exons ATGGCCCCCTTCGATGAGGAACATTTTAATCAACATTTGCACTCCGGCACAGGTAGTGCTACTACGCATACAGAAAAGCTACACAATGACGACGCTTCACATGAGCCCAG CCGTTGGTGGTTCCTCTCAACAGCATTCCCTATGATCGCTGGCACTTTGGGTCCAGTTGCCTCCGCGTTTAGTATATGTTCATTAGCTGAGCCGTGGCGACAGAGCCTTATTTCTGGGGGAGATATAAAGGACGCCGTGGACGTTCCAGATCCTTCATG GTTGTTGATCATCGAGGGTATCCAGCTCATAGTCGGTATCATTTCGaatctcttccttcttctcaacatggCGAGGACGGGTTCCGTTTCGGGTCTAGCTCTGCCTATCACGATATTTGGATG GTATACCTCTTCAATCTGTCGTATCGCTCTAAGCGCTACTGTCGCTCGCCCTTTCAAAGACAAAGGAGTATCTAATGAAGATATCATTTGGTCTCAATCCTTCTACTATGGAATGTTTGCAGCCATACTCTATTTTGCCGATGCGTCACTCCTTACTATCACTTTTTGGGGCGCTTGTACGCATCGCTATCACAAGGACCTGCTACTAACCATGAGTCAACGCACCCTCATGCTTCAGAGCATCTTACTCCTGATAtacctccttcttggtgcCTATATCTTCTCTGAGATTGAGTCCTGGAACTACCTTGATGCTGTATATTGGACAGTGGTTACGCTTTTTACCGTTGGCTTTGGGGACTATTACCCCACGACTGACCTGGGGAGAGGACTCTTAATACCGTTTGCCCTAGCTGGCATTATTTCTCTGGGCTTGGTAATCAGCTCAGTTAGGAGCTTAATCCTTGAGAATGGGAAGAGATGCATTGGGGCGAGGATAGACAATAGGAAGCGAGACAAGCTTATCAGGAAGATGCTCCTCACCTGCAACATTAACACGCTGGACCCTATCTATCAAGACTTGCAGACGCCACAAGCAAGCTCGGCCGAATTACAACAACGCGAGTTTGAACGCCGCAGAGCTGAATTTCAGTTAATGCGAAGAATTCAGGCCAAGTCTTCCACACGCAGAAGATGGGTAGCCATGGCCATTTCGACGTTCTTATGGCTCCTTTTATGGTTATTAGGCGCTTTAATCTTCCAAAAAGCTGAACAGGCCTACCAAGGCTGGACATACTTTGATGCGGTGTACTTCTGCTTCGTGGCCTGGACGACTATTGGATACGGGGATTTAACTCCAGTATCTAATCTCGGAAGATCGTTCTATGTGTTTTGGTCTCTCCTTGCTCTGCCGACCATGACCATCCTTATATCGAATGCGAGTGATACGGTGGTTAGGATTGTGCGAGATGTAACTATTCTCATTGGAAGTGTTACAATTTTGCCGAATGATCGGGGATTTGTTAGGAATGTGAAGAGTCTTGTGAGCAAGATTACATTTGGCAAGATATTCAGAGACCACAACACTGGATTTGATGGTACAGCGGCGTCCTCGAAAGCCATTAATCAAAAATTGCCTACCGATCAACCTCCTTTCGCGATATCAAATTCACGGAGCATTCAACCTCATGCGCTTTGCGCAAGGTTACCTTGCCAATTACACATGTTAGCAATACCGCTCGTGAGAAAAGCTCCTTTCCCAAAGTAG
- a CDS encoding retrograde regulation protein 2, with protein MEIIGFEADRYTSNGIRFSVTDLSPPFSRILPTIHVYRVSISLYDAQFDPETGHQVPIPPDTIDDVIAALNRFKIVCTDLGVPEANIHVVATEATRAALNSAEFIKKIKAATGLVVDMLPKEDEGRIGSLGVASGFSDIRGLMMDLGGGSTQITWIISQGGNVRISDKGSISFPYGAAALTKTLEDLKRGKSKHEAEKAREKLRQEMSKNFEDAYKSLRIPESLVEEAKTNGGFPLYLSGGGFRGWGYLLLYMSQTGEKPHPISIINGYTVGKERFENTKAMEEVARNAHSVFRVSDRRRKQVPAVAFLINALSNAIPHGIRLAHFCQGGVREGLLFRELEPSIRAQDPLEVTTQRFAPESVEALYNLLMFSFPKPSQGGTRRFPESISKHVIRGFANIMYVHTIMDKELASTAAMYSTSTGLMAFTRGVSHEDRARLALMLESRYMGELPPRESKFKEALQSIITPEEVWWAAYLGRVGYLLGRLYPSGEIDESKPRIVLSSEWAWDLGHKKKGEGVQLTISIQKMKHDPAKLKKALRDHVNIVEKIGKKKNWIGGPDGWGLKVKLKVVEEDILILSDNSLT; from the coding sequence ATGGAAATTATTGGCTTTGAGGCTGACAGATATACTAGTAACGGCATCCGATTCTCCGTCACGGATCTATCTCCACCTTTCTCCCGTATTCTTCCTACAATCCATGTGTATCGAGTCAGTATATCACTTTACGACGCCCAATTTGATCCAGAGACCGGCCACCAAGTACCTATCCCACCTGATACTATTGACGACGTTATTGCTGCGCTGAATCGTTTCAAAATTGTCTGCACCGACCTTGGCGTTCCCGAAGCGAACATCCATGTTGTCGCCACTGAAGCAACTCGAGCTGCTCTCAACTCAGCTGAATTCataaagaaaataaaggCAGCTACCGGACTTGTCGTTGATATGCTCCCtaaagaagatgaaggacgTATCGGTTCTCTAGGTGTTGCAAGCGGTTTCTCTGATATTAGAGGACTTATGATGGACCTTGGCGGTGGAAGCACTCAAATTACCTGGATTATATCACAAGGCGGGAACGTCCGCATTAGTGACAAAGGATCAATAAGCTTTCCTTACGGAGCTGCAGCACTGACGAAGACTTTGGAGGACCTTAAAAGGGGTAAGTCGAAACATGAGGCAGAGAAAGCACGAGAAAAGCTTCGTCAGGAGATGTCAAAGAATTTTGAGGACGCATACAAAAGTCTCCGAATTCCTGAAAGCTTAGTTGAGGAAGCAAAGACAAATGGTGGGTTTCCATTATATCTCTCTGGGGGTGGATTTCGAGGTTGGGGCTACCTGCTCCTTTATATGAGCCAGACGGGCGAGAAGCCTCATCCCATATCCATCATTAACGGATACACCGTTGGAAAGGAAAGATTTGAGAACACAAAAGCCATGGAAGAGGTTGCTCGGAATGCACATTCTGTCTTCCGGGTTTCAGATCGGAGGAGAAAACAGGTTCCTGCTGTCGCATTCCTAATCAACGCTCTATCCAACGCGATCCCTCATGGAATCCGACTTGCACACTTCTGTCAAGGAGGTGTGCGTGAAGGACTTCTATTCAGAGAGCTTGAGCCTAGTATCAGAGCTCAGGACCCGCTCGAGGTCACTACCCAGCGTTTCGCCCCCGAGTCAGTCGAGGCTCTCTACAACCTTCTCATGTTCTCATTTCCTAAGCCCTCCCAGGGTGGGACTCGCAGATTCCCAGAGTCCATCAGCAAGCACGTTATACGAGGATTCGCAAATATCATGTATGTTCATACGATCATGGATAAAGAGCTTGCATCTACGGCGGCAATGTATAGCACAAGCACCGGACTAATGGCCTTTACTCGCGGGGTTTCGCATGAAGAccgagccagacttgcccTCATGCTGGAATCGCGTTATATGGGAGAGCTACCCCCACGCGAGAGTAAGTTCAAGGAGGCACTCCAATCTATCATTACGCCTGAAGAGGTTTGGTGGGCTGCATACCTTGGCCGAGTCGGATACCTACTTGGTCGCCTCTATCCCTCTGGAGAGATTGATGAGAGCAAGCCTCGAATTGTGCTCTCGTCTGAATGGGCTTGGGATCTAGGCcacaagaagaagggggaGGGTGTTCAGCTGACAATATCTATACAAAAGATGAAACATGATCCCGCAAAGCTAAAGAAAGCCTTAAGAGATCATGTGAATATAGTGGAAAAGATTGGTAAAAAGAAGAATTGGATTGGAGGGCCAGATGGCTGGGGGCTAAAGGTAAAACTGAAAGTTgtagaagaagatatcttaATCTTGTCTGATAATAGTCTTACTTAG